In Burkholderia savannae, one genomic interval encodes:
- a CDS encoding RNA pyrophosphohydrolase — MLDREGFRPNVGIILLNARNEVFWGKRLREHSWQFPQGGIKYGETPMQAMYRELHEETGLLPEHVKIIGRTRDWLRYEVPDKFIKREVRGHYRGQKQIWFLLRMVGRDCDICLRATDHPEFDAWRWNEYWVPLDAVIEFKRDVYQLALTELSRFLRRPAQRPDKSRGPRATRYPRVANGHAAAETPAAIDASAVCSEIEPGASTLDENPPRLILRD, encoded by the coding sequence ATGCTGGATCGTGAAGGCTTTCGCCCGAACGTCGGCATCATCCTCTTGAACGCGCGCAACGAAGTGTTTTGGGGCAAGCGGCTCCGCGAGCATTCCTGGCAGTTTCCGCAAGGGGGCATCAAGTACGGCGAGACCCCGATGCAGGCGATGTACCGGGAACTGCACGAGGAAACCGGGCTGCTGCCGGAACACGTCAAGATCATCGGCCGCACTCGCGACTGGTTGCGTTATGAGGTGCCAGACAAGTTCATCAAGCGCGAAGTGCGCGGTCATTATCGCGGCCAGAAGCAGATCTGGTTCCTGCTGCGAATGGTCGGGCGCGATTGCGACATCTGCCTGCGCGCGACGGATCATCCGGAGTTCGATGCGTGGCGCTGGAACGAATACTGGGTGCCACTCGACGCGGTGATCGAGTTCAAGCGGGATGTATATCAGTTGGCGTTGACCGAACTGTCGCGTTTCCTGCGCCGCCCGGCGCAGCGCCCCGACAAGTCGCGCGGTCCGCGCGCGACGCGCTATCCGCGCGTCGCGAACGGGCACGCGGCCGCGGAAACACCGGCAGCGATCGACGCGTCGGCAGTCTGTTCGGAAATCGAGCCGGGCGCGAGCACGCTCGACGAAAATCCTCCCCGCCTGATCTTGCGCGACTGA
- a CDS encoding PP0621 family protein: protein MRQILLLIVLFFASSWLARKIRRAQARGDGPFAGGAGHTADSASGPGGAAHAGRARDAALPEPMVRCAECGVHAPKSDAVAAGGEYFCSPEHAARHAAHSGGRSEP from the coding sequence ATGCGACAAATCCTTCTTCTCATCGTGCTGTTCTTCGCGAGCTCGTGGCTCGCGAGAAAGATTCGCCGGGCGCAGGCACGCGGCGACGGCCCGTTCGCGGGCGGCGCGGGCCACACCGCGGATTCCGCGTCAGGCCCGGGCGGCGCGGCTCATGCGGGCCGCGCGCGCGACGCCGCGCTGCCGGAGCCGATGGTCCGCTGCGCGGAGTGCGGCGTGCATGCGCCGAAGAGCGATGCAGTCGCCGCAGGCGGCGAGTATTTCTGCAGTCCGGAGCACGCGGCGCGCCACGCCGCGCATTCGGGCGGCCGCAGCGAACCATGA
- a CDS encoding ribonucleoside-diphosphate reductase subunit alpha, producing MQTTDNATSQFESAASRSLAGGAQGAPAIASQTTYADYKVIRRNGSVVSFEPSKIAIAVTKAFLAVNGGQGAASARVRELVEQLTQSVVRALVRSRPNGGTFHIEDIQDQVELALMRGGEHNVARAYVLYREKRHLERVHAGEAAAVESSTGGGINVTDNGVTRALDLNALRALIVSACEGLGDAVSPEPIVSETVKNLYDGVPMTQVYDSAILAARTMIEKDPAYSQVTARILLHTIRREILGEEVTQAEMSTRYAEYFPQFLKRGVEAELLDDKLLQFDLKRLGDALDASRDLQFGYLGLQTLYDRYFLHVDGTRIEMPQAFFMRVAMGLALNEIDREARAIEFYNVLSSFDFMSSTPTLFNSGTRRSQLSSCYLTTVADDLDGIYEALKDNALLSKFAGGLGNDWTRVRALGSHIKGTNGKSQGVVPFLKVVNDTAVAVNQGGKRKGAVCAYLESWHLDIEEFLELRKNTGDDRRRTHDMNTANWIPDLFMKRVMEGGDWTLFSPSTCPDLHDKFGAEFEAAYVGYEEKVARGEIKLFKRIPAQQLWRKMLGMLFETGHPWITFKDPCNVRSPQQHVGVVHSSNLCTEITLNTSDTEIAVCNLGSVNLVAHLAKQADGSYALDQEKLKRTVGVAMRMLDNVIDINYYAVAKARNSNLKHRPVGLGIMGFQDCLHLLRTPYASEEAVEFADRSMEAVCYHAYWASTELAEERGRYSSYRGSLWDRGILPQDTLKLLTEARGGYVEVDTSATLDWPALRARIDSFGMRNSNCVAIAPTATISNIIGVSACIEPTFQNLYVKSNLSGEFTVVNEYLVRDLKERGLWDEVMVADLKYFDGMLSRIDRIPADLRAIYATAFEVDPKWLVEAASRRQKWIDQAQSLNIYMGGASGKKLDEVYKLAWLRGLKTTYYLRTMAATHVEKSTVAHGALNAVPTSGGSSGGAAGGAQGAAGGFGAAGGDAQSGALSAAPIEADGPVCTMRPGDPGFEECEACQ from the coding sequence ATGCAAACCACCGACAACGCGACGTCCCAATTCGAGAGCGCGGCGAGCCGCTCTCTCGCCGGGGGCGCGCAAGGCGCGCCGGCAATTGCGTCGCAGACGACGTACGCCGACTACAAGGTGATCCGCCGCAACGGCAGCGTGGTGTCGTTCGAACCGTCGAAGATCGCGATCGCGGTGACGAAGGCGTTCCTGGCCGTCAACGGCGGCCAGGGCGCCGCGTCGGCACGCGTGCGCGAGCTCGTCGAGCAACTGACGCAATCCGTCGTGCGCGCGCTCGTGCGCAGCCGCCCGAACGGCGGCACGTTCCATATTGAAGACATTCAGGATCAGGTCGAGCTCGCGCTGATGCGCGGCGGCGAGCACAACGTCGCGCGCGCGTACGTGCTGTATCGCGAGAAGCGCCACCTCGAGCGCGTTCACGCGGGCGAGGCGGCGGCCGTCGAATCGTCGACGGGCGGCGGCATCAACGTGACGGACAACGGCGTCACGCGTGCGCTCGACCTGAACGCGCTGCGCGCGCTGATCGTGTCGGCGTGCGAAGGCCTGGGCGACGCGGTGAGCCCGGAGCCGATCGTCTCGGAAACGGTCAAGAACCTGTACGACGGCGTGCCGATGACCCAGGTCTACGACTCGGCGATCCTGGCCGCGCGCACGATGATCGAGAAGGACCCGGCGTACAGCCAGGTCACGGCGCGCATCCTGCTGCACACGATCCGCCGCGAGATCCTCGGCGAGGAAGTGACGCAGGCGGAAATGTCGACGCGCTACGCCGAGTATTTCCCGCAGTTCCTGAAGCGCGGCGTCGAAGCCGAGCTGCTCGACGACAAACTGCTGCAGTTCGACCTGAAGCGCCTCGGCGACGCGCTCGACGCGAGCCGCGACCTGCAGTTCGGCTACCTCGGCCTGCAGACGCTGTACGACCGCTACTTCCTGCACGTCGACGGCACCCGCATCGAGATGCCGCAGGCGTTCTTCATGCGCGTCGCGATGGGCCTCGCGCTGAACGAGATCGACCGTGAAGCGCGCGCGATCGAGTTTTACAACGTGCTGTCGAGCTTCGACTTCATGAGCTCGACGCCGACGCTCTTCAACTCGGGCACGCGCCGCTCACAGCTGTCGTCGTGCTACCTGACGACGGTCGCGGACGATCTCGACGGCATCTATGAAGCGCTGAAGGACAACGCGCTGCTGTCGAAATTCGCGGGCGGCCTCGGCAACGACTGGACCCGCGTGCGTGCGCTCGGCTCGCATATCAAGGGCACGAACGGCAAGTCGCAAGGCGTGGTGCCGTTCCTGAAGGTCGTCAACGACACGGCGGTCGCGGTGAACCAGGGCGGCAAGCGCAAGGGCGCGGTGTGCGCGTACCTGGAGTCGTGGCACCTCGACATCGAGGAATTCCTCGAGCTGCGCAAGAACACGGGCGACGACCGCCGCCGCACGCACGACATGAACACGGCGAACTGGATTCCCGACCTGTTCATGAAGCGCGTGATGGAAGGCGGCGACTGGACGCTGTTCTCGCCGTCGACCTGCCCGGACCTGCACGACAAGTTCGGCGCCGAGTTCGAGGCGGCGTACGTCGGCTACGAAGAGAAGGTCGCGCGCGGCGAGATCAAGCTGTTCAAGAGGATTCCGGCGCAGCAGCTCTGGCGCAAGATGCTCGGGATGCTGTTCGAGACCGGCCACCCGTGGATCACGTTCAAGGACCCGTGCAACGTGCGTTCGCCGCAACAGCACGTCGGCGTCGTCCACTCGTCGAACCTGTGCACGGAAATCACGCTGAACACGAGCGACACCGAGATCGCCGTCTGCAACCTCGGCTCGGTGAACCTCGTCGCGCACCTCGCGAAGCAGGCCGACGGCAGCTACGCGCTGGACCAGGAAAAGCTCAAGCGCACGGTCGGCGTCGCGATGCGGATGCTCGACAACGTCATCGACATCAACTATTACGCGGTCGCGAAGGCGCGCAACTCGAACCTGAAGCACCGTCCGGTCGGCCTCGGCATCATGGGCTTCCAGGACTGCCTGCACCTGCTGCGCACGCCGTACGCGTCGGAGGAGGCGGTCGAGTTCGCCGATCGCTCGATGGAGGCGGTCTGCTACCACGCGTACTGGGCGTCGACCGAGCTCGCCGAAGAGCGCGGCCGCTACTCGAGCTACCGCGGCTCGCTGTGGGATCGCGGCATCCTCCCGCAGGACACGCTGAAGCTGCTGACGGAAGCCCGCGGCGGCTACGTCGAGGTCGACACGAGCGCAACGCTCGACTGGCCGGCGCTGCGCGCGCGGATCGACTCGTTCGGCATGCGCAACTCGAACTGCGTCGCGATCGCGCCGACGGCGACGATCTCGAACATCATCGGCGTGTCGGCGTGCATCGAGCCGACCTTCCAGAACCTGTACGTGAAGTCGAACCTGTCGGGCGAATTCACGGTGGTCAACGAGTACCTGGTGCGCGACCTGAAGGAGCGCGGCCTGTGGGACGAGGTGATGGTCGCCGACCTGAAGTACTTCGACGGCATGCTGTCGCGCATCGACCGTATCCCCGCCGACCTGCGCGCGATCTACGCGACCGCGTTCGAAGTCGATCCGAAGTGGCTCGTCGAGGCGGCGTCGCGCCGTCAGAAGTGGATCGACCAGGCGCAGTCGCTGAACATCTACATGGGCGGCGCGTCGGGCAAGAAGCTCGACGAGGTCTACAAGCTCGCGTGGCTGCGTGGCCTGAAGACGACGTACTACCTGCGCACGATGGCGGCGACGCACGTCGAGAAGTCGACGGTCGCGCACGGCGCGCTGAACGCGGTGCCGACTTCGGGCGGCTCGAGCGGCGGTGCCGCGGGCGGCGCGCAAGGCGCGGCGGGTGGTTTCGGCGCGGCGGGCGGCGATGCGCAGTCGGGTGCGCTGAGCGCGGCGCCGATCGAAGCGGACGGTCCGGTGTGCACGATGCGCCCGGGCGATCCGGGCTTCGAAGAGTGCGAAGCGTGCCAGTGA
- a CDS encoding cytochrome C assembly family protein, whose translation MDIVLYALTALLYGGLAVAGWRTRRMGEAGPFVASVPSVPHVREPAPPGMGGLGRALLGAALLAHGVLLHMTIFPHDAMVFGFAFALSAMFWLGAGIYWVESFFFPLDGMRLLVLPLACVASLLPLAFGGVRVLPYAAAPLFKVHFLIANIAYGLFAIAALHAVLMLMVERRLHALRRDGFRESAGWVAGWLDTLPPLLTLEKLLFRLIGAGFVLLTLTLATGILFSEQIDARALKLDHKTVFAILSWLMFGGLLVAHKTSGWRGRGVARWVLASFVALLLAYVGSRFVLEVLLHRSVV comes from the coding sequence ATGGATATTGTACTGTATGCCCTCACCGCGCTCCTGTATGGCGGCCTCGCCGTCGCCGGCTGGCGCACGCGCCGCATGGGCGAGGCGGGGCCGTTCGTCGCGAGCGTGCCGTCCGTTCCGCACGTGCGCGAACCTGCGCCGCCCGGGATGGGCGGGCTCGGGCGCGCGCTTCTCGGCGCCGCGCTGCTCGCGCACGGGGTGCTGCTGCACATGACGATCTTCCCGCACGACGCGATGGTGTTCGGCTTCGCGTTCGCGCTGTCGGCGATGTTCTGGCTCGGCGCCGGCATCTACTGGGTCGAGAGCTTCTTCTTTCCGCTCGACGGCATGCGGCTTCTCGTGCTGCCGCTCGCGTGCGTCGCGTCGCTCCTGCCGCTCGCGTTCGGCGGCGTGCGCGTGCTGCCGTATGCGGCCGCGCCGCTCTTCAAGGTGCACTTCCTGATCGCGAACATCGCGTATGGGCTCTTCGCGATCGCGGCGCTCCACGCGGTGCTGATGCTGATGGTCGAGCGGCGTCTGCACGCGCTGCGGCGCGACGGGTTTCGCGAGTCGGCGGGCTGGGTCGCCGGCTGGCTCGACACGCTGCCGCCGCTCCTGACGCTCGAGAAGCTGCTGTTTCGCCTCATCGGCGCGGGCTTCGTCCTGCTCACGCTGACGCTCGCGACGGGCATCCTGTTCAGCGAGCAGATCGACGCGCGCGCGCTCAAGCTCGATCACAAGACCGTGTTCGCGATCCTGTCCTGGCTGATGTTCGGCGGGCTCCTCGTCGCGCACAAGACGTCCGGCTGGCGAGGCCGCGGCGTGGCACGCTGGGTGCTCGCGTCGTTCGTCGCGCTGCTGCTCGCCTACGTCGGCAGCCGCTTCGTTCTCGAGGTGCTGCTGCACCGTTCCGTGGTTTGA
- a CDS encoding hypoxanthine-guanine phosphoribosyltransferase produces MNREEALHIFQHSEEIVSADEVNASIGRMAAEIRGQIGEEFPLVLSVMGGAAVFTGMLLPHLDFPLEFDYIHLTRYRNTTKGSPEMHWRVAPRESVKDRIVLVLDDILDEGETMAAIRDRILEMGATRFLSAVLCEKTLTKAKPLHPDYCGFAVPDRYVFGCGMDAKGYWRNLPTIRALTADV; encoded by the coding sequence ATGAATCGAGAAGAAGCCCTCCACATTTTCCAACACTCCGAAGAGATCGTCTCCGCCGACGAAGTCAACGCGTCGATCGGCAGGATGGCCGCGGAGATCCGTGGCCAGATCGGCGAGGAGTTTCCGCTCGTGCTGTCGGTGATGGGCGGTGCGGCGGTGTTCACCGGCATGCTGCTGCCGCACCTCGATTTCCCGCTCGAGTTCGACTACATCCACCTGACCCGCTACCGCAACACGACAAAGGGCAGCCCCGAGATGCATTGGCGTGTCGCGCCGCGCGAATCGGTGAAGGACCGCATCGTGCTCGTGCTCGACGACATCCTCGACGAAGGCGAAACGATGGCCGCGATCCGCGACCGCATCCTCGAGATGGGCGCGACGCGCTTCCTCTCCGCGGTGCTGTGCGAGAAGACGCTCACGAAGGCGAAGCCGCTGCATCCGGACTACTGCGGGTTCGCGGTGCCGGACCGCTACGTGTTCGGCTGCGGGATGGACGCGAAGGGCTACTGGCGCAACCTGCCGACGATCCGCGCGCTGACGGCGGACGTCTGA
- a CDS encoding proline--tRNA ligase, with translation MKASRFFIGTLKEAPADAEIVSHKLMVRAGMIRRVAGGIYNYLPVGLRSIRKVEAIVREEMNRAGAIELLMPAVQPAELWQESGRWEQYGPELLRFKDRKQNEFVIGPTHEEVITDIARNQIKSYRQMPVNFYQIQAKFRDEIRPRFGVMRGREFIMKDAYSFDKDHEGLKESYKKMYDAYVRIFTRIGLEFRPVAADNGSIGGSGSHEFHVIADTGEDAIAYCPTSDFAANVEAAEALPLLASRAAPAEAMQKVATPGKAKCEAVAELMGIPLERTIKSIVLATDNDGAEPTIWLLMLRGDHDLNEIKAAKLPGLAGYRFATEAEIVEWFGTPPGYLGPIGTKKPVRVVADRTVANMSDFVVGANEVDYHIAGVNWGRDLPEPVIADIRNVKAGDPSPDGKGALDICRGIEVGHVFQLGTKYSDAMGATFIDESGKAQPMVMGCYGIGVTRILGAAIEQNFDDKGIIWPEAIAPFEIVLCPMGYDRSDAVREAADKLYADLAAAGVDVILDDRGERPGVMFADWELIGVPHRLVIGERGLKDGKIEYQGRRDAEATLLPADSAAATVVEKVRAALGR, from the coding sequence ATGAAAGCCTCCCGTTTCTTTATCGGCACCCTGAAGGAAGCACCCGCCGACGCCGAGATCGTCAGTCACAAGCTGATGGTGCGCGCAGGCATGATCCGCCGCGTCGCCGGTGGCATCTACAACTATCTGCCGGTCGGCCTGCGCTCGATTCGCAAGGTCGAGGCGATCGTGCGCGAGGAGATGAACCGTGCGGGCGCGATCGAACTGCTGATGCCCGCCGTGCAGCCGGCCGAGCTGTGGCAGGAGTCGGGGCGCTGGGAGCAGTATGGCCCGGAGCTGCTGCGCTTCAAGGATCGCAAGCAGAACGAATTCGTGATCGGGCCGACGCACGAAGAGGTGATCACCGACATCGCGCGCAACCAGATCAAGAGCTACCGGCAGATGCCGGTGAACTTCTACCAGATCCAGGCGAAGTTCCGCGACGAGATCCGTCCGCGCTTCGGCGTGATGCGCGGGCGCGAATTCATCATGAAGGATGCGTACTCGTTCGACAAGGACCACGAAGGCCTCAAGGAATCGTACAAGAAGATGTACGACGCGTACGTGCGGATCTTCACGCGGATCGGCCTCGAGTTCCGCCCGGTCGCAGCCGACAACGGCTCGATCGGCGGCAGCGGCTCGCACGAATTCCACGTGATCGCCGATACCGGCGAGGACGCGATCGCCTACTGCCCGACGTCCGACTTCGCGGCGAACGTCGAGGCGGCCGAGGCGCTGCCGCTGCTCGCTAGCCGTGCGGCGCCCGCCGAGGCGATGCAGAAGGTCGCGACGCCCGGCAAGGCGAAGTGCGAGGCGGTCGCCGAGCTGATGGGCATTCCGCTCGAGCGCACGATCAAGTCGATCGTGCTCGCGACCGACAACGACGGCGCCGAGCCGACGATCTGGTTGCTGATGCTGCGCGGCGACCACGATCTGAACGAGATCAAGGCGGCGAAGCTGCCGGGCTTGGCCGGCTATCGCTTCGCGACCGAGGCGGAGATCGTCGAGTGGTTCGGCACGCCGCCCGGCTATCTCGGCCCGATCGGCACGAAGAAGCCGGTGCGCGTGGTCGCCGATCGCACGGTCGCGAACATGAGCGACTTCGTCGTCGGCGCGAACGAGGTCGATTACCACATCGCCGGCGTGAACTGGGGCCGCGACCTGCCGGAGCCCGTGATCGCCGACATCCGCAACGTGAAGGCGGGCGATCCGTCGCCGGACGGCAAGGGCGCGCTCGACATCTGCCGCGGCATCGAAGTCGGCCACGTGTTCCAGCTCGGCACGAAGTATTCGGATGCGATGGGCGCGACGTTCATCGACGAATCGGGCAAGGCGCAGCCGATGGTGATGGGCTGCTACGGGATCGGCGTCACGCGGATTCTCGGCGCGGCGATCGAGCAGAATTTCGACGACAAGGGGATCATCTGGCCGGAGGCGATCGCGCCGTTCGAGATCGTGCTCTGCCCGATGGGCTATGACCGCAGCGACGCGGTGCGCGAAGCGGCCGACAAGCTCTACGCGGATCTGGCCGCGGCGGGCGTCGACGTGATCCTCGACGATCGCGGCGAGCGCCCGGGCGTGATGTTCGCCGACTGGGAGCTGATCGGTGTGCCGCACCGCCTCGTGATCGGCGAGCGCGGCCTGAAGGACGGCAAGATCGAGTACCAGGGCCGCCGCGACGCCGAAGCGACGCTGCTGCCCGCCGATTCGGCCGCGGCGACGGTCGTCGAGAAGGTCCGCGCGGCGCTCGGCCGCTGA
- the ffh gene encoding signal recognition particle protein codes for MLDNLTQRMARVVKTLRGEARLTEANTQEMLREVRLALLEADVALPVVRDFIAKVKEKALGEEVISSLSPGQALVGVVQKELTAVIGGDYEGKAAELNLAVTPPAIILMAGLQGAGKTTTVGKLAKLLREKYKKKVLTVSCDVYRPAAIAQLKTVSEQVGADFFPSTPDQKPVDIANAAVDWAKRHYHDVLLVDTAGRLGIDEAMMQEIAALHAALKPVETLFVVDAMLGQDAVNTAKAFNDALPLTGVVLTKLDGDSRGGAALSVRHVTGKPIKFVGVAEKLDGLEVFHPDRMANRILGMGDILALVEEAQRGVDIQAAEKLANKVKKGGDFDLNDFRAQISQMKNMGGLSSLMDKLPAQFQQAAAGADMGQAEKQIRRMEGIISSMTPAERAKPEIIKATRKRRIAAGAGVPVQEVNRMLNQYDQMRTMMKKLKGGNLQKMMRGIKGMMPGLR; via the coding sequence ATGCTCGACAATCTCACCCAACGGATGGCGCGCGTCGTCAAGACGCTGCGCGGCGAGGCCCGGCTCACCGAGGCGAACACCCAGGAGATGCTCCGCGAGGTGCGGCTTGCGCTCCTCGAAGCCGACGTCGCGCTGCCCGTCGTCCGCGACTTCATCGCGAAGGTCAAGGAAAAAGCGCTCGGCGAGGAGGTGATCAGCAGCCTGTCGCCCGGTCAGGCGCTCGTCGGCGTGGTCCAGAAGGAACTGACCGCCGTGATCGGCGGCGACTACGAAGGCAAGGCGGCCGAGCTGAACCTCGCCGTCACGCCGCCCGCGATCATCCTGATGGCGGGCCTGCAGGGCGCCGGCAAGACGACGACCGTCGGCAAGCTCGCGAAGCTCCTGCGCGAGAAGTACAAGAAGAAGGTGCTCACGGTCTCGTGCGACGTCTATCGCCCGGCCGCCATCGCGCAGCTGAAAACGGTGAGCGAGCAGGTCGGCGCCGACTTCTTCCCGTCGACGCCCGACCAGAAGCCCGTCGACATCGCAAACGCAGCCGTCGACTGGGCGAAGCGCCACTATCACGACGTGCTGCTCGTCGACACCGCGGGCCGCCTCGGCATCGACGAAGCGATGATGCAGGAGATCGCCGCGCTGCACGCGGCGCTCAAGCCAGTCGAGACGCTCTTCGTCGTCGACGCGATGCTCGGCCAGGACGCCGTCAACACCGCGAAGGCGTTCAACGACGCGCTGCCGCTCACGGGCGTCGTGCTGACGAAGCTCGACGGCGACTCGCGCGGCGGCGCCGCGCTGTCGGTGCGCCACGTGACGGGCAAGCCGATCAAGTTCGTCGGCGTCGCCGAAAAGCTCGACGGCCTCGAAGTGTTCCACCCCGACCGGATGGCGAACCGAATCCTCGGGATGGGCGACATCCTCGCGCTCGTCGAGGAAGCGCAGCGCGGCGTCGACATCCAGGCTGCGGAGAAGCTCGCCAACAAGGTGAAGAAAGGCGGCGACTTCGACCTGAACGACTTCCGCGCGCAAATCTCGCAAATGAAGAACATGGGCGGGCTGTCGTCGCTGATGGACAAGCTGCCCGCGCAGTTCCAGCAGGCCGCGGCCGGCGCCGACATGGGCCAGGCCGAAAAGCAGATCCGCCGGATGGAAGGCATCATCAGTTCGATGACGCCCGCCGAGCGCGCGAAGCCCGAGATCATCAAGGCGACGCGCAAGCGCCGGATCGCCGCGGGCGCGGGCGTGCCGGTGCAGGAAGTCAACCGGATGCTCAATCAGTACGACCAGATGCGCACGATGATGAAGAAGTTGAAGGGCGGCAACCTGCAGAAGATGATGCGCGGCATAAAGGGCATGATGCCCGGCCTGCGCTGA
- the ampD gene encoding 1,6-anhydro-N-acetylmuramyl-L-alanine amidase AmpD: MSDVRRFTVDADGWVDGVRREPSPNFEARPDGAVPSLVVIHNISLPPGEFGGDAIVELFQNRLDCDAHPYYAAHLRGVRVSAHFLIRRDGALIQFVSCDARAWHAGASSFFGRERCNDFSIGIELEGADDVAFDAPQYATLAALARALAAHYPIDAFAGHEHVAPGRKTDPGPYFDWQRLADDAGFPPRYFPYRKH, translated from the coding sequence ATGAGCGACGTGCGGCGCTTCACCGTCGACGCCGACGGCTGGGTCGACGGCGTGCGGCGCGAGCCGTCGCCGAATTTCGAGGCGCGGCCCGACGGCGCCGTGCCTTCGCTCGTGGTGATCCACAACATCAGTCTGCCTCCCGGCGAGTTCGGCGGCGACGCGATCGTCGAGCTGTTCCAGAATCGTCTCGACTGCGACGCGCATCCGTACTACGCCGCGCACCTGCGCGGCGTGCGGGTCTCCGCGCATTTCCTGATCCGGCGCGACGGTGCGCTGATCCAGTTCGTGTCGTGCGACGCGCGCGCTTGGCACGCGGGCGCGTCGAGCTTCTTCGGCCGCGAGCGCTGTAACGATTTTTCAATTGGCATCGAGCTCGAAGGCGCGGACGACGTCGCGTTCGATGCGCCGCAATACGCGACGCTCGCCGCGCTCGCGCGCGCGCTCGCCGCGCATTACCCGATCGATGCGTTCGCGGGCCACGAGCATGTCGCGCCCGGACGCAAGACCGATCCTGGTCCGTACTTCGATTGGCAACGTCTTGCAGACGATGCCGGTTTCCCGCCGCGATACTTTCCCTATCGGAAGCACTGA
- a CDS encoding MarC family protein: MESNFLSATVLLVLITDPLGNIPLVIAALRDVPRERRVKVILREVAIAFVILLFFMVVGDRFLRMMSLTDLSLRIGGGIVLFLIALRMIFPHPDGALGNDPRTGGEPFIVPLAIPALAGPSALATVMLLTSQAPGKMLEWAGALTVTMLVCAVTLVLAERIQQWLGERTVVAFERLMGLVLVAISVEMMMAGIRTFVHQL; the protein is encoded by the coding sequence TTGGAGTCGAATTTCCTGTCGGCGACGGTGCTTCTCGTCCTCATCACCGATCCGCTCGGCAACATCCCGCTCGTCATCGCCGCGCTGCGGGACGTGCCGCGCGAGCGGCGCGTGAAGGTCATCCTGCGCGAAGTGGCGATCGCGTTCGTGATCCTGCTGTTCTTCATGGTCGTCGGCGACCGCTTCCTGCGGATGATGAGCCTGACCGACCTGTCGCTGCGGATCGGCGGCGGGATCGTGCTGTTCCTGATCGCGCTCAGGATGATCTTCCCGCATCCGGACGGCGCGCTCGGCAACGATCCGCGCACGGGCGGCGAGCCGTTCATCGTGCCGCTCGCGATTCCGGCGCTCGCCGGGCCGTCGGCACTCGCGACGGTGATGCTGCTCACGTCGCAGGCGCCGGGCAAGATGCTCGAATGGGCGGGCGCGCTGACAGTGACGATGCTCGTCTGCGCGGTTACGCTCGTGCTCGCCGAGCGGATTCAGCAGTGGCTCGGCGAGCGCACGGTGGTTGCGTTCGAGCGGCTGATGGGGCTCGTGCTGGTCGCGATTTCGGTCGAGATGATGATGGCGGGCATCCGCACCTTCGTTCACCAGTTGTGA